The sequence GCCATCCCGCTCGCCGGAGCCCCGTTCAGCTGGGTGCGCAGGGCGGTCAGGACGGCCCCCGGGCACTCGGCGGGCGCGAGGTGGGAGGCCCCGGGCAGCTCCACGAGCGCGGCCCCGGGCACGGCGTCCGCGATCTCCCGCAGCTGGGCGGGCGGCGTCGCGGGATCCTGCCGGCCCGCCACGAGCAGGGTGGGTACGGCGATGTCGGGGAGCCGTTCGCGCAGGTCGAAGGCGGCCAGTGCGTCGCAGCAGGCGGCGTACCCCTCCGGGTCGGCCTCCCGGTGGTCCTGTACCAGCCGCGGCACGGTGAAGCCGGGCGTGAACCAGCGTGCGTCGGCGCTGTCCGCGAGCCACTCCAGGCCCTCGCGGCGTACCCGCTCGGCACGCTCCTGCCAGGGCGCGGCGCCGCCGAAGTGGGCGGACGAGCAGATGACCGCGAGGGAGGTGAGCCGCTCGGGGTGGTGCAGGGCCAGGTACAGGCCGATCGCGCCGCCCAATGACACGCCCGCGTAGGCGAACCGCTCGATGCCGAGCGCGTCGGCGAGTTCCAGCACCAGCGCGGCCAGGTCTGCGACGGTGGCCCCCGGCCCGATCAGGCCGGCCGGCGAGCCACCGTGCCCCGGCAGGTCCCAGCGCACCACCCGGTGGGTGATCGACAGCTCGGGCGCGACCGCGTCCCACAGCGCGTAGGAGGTGCCGAGCGAGGGACCGAGCAGCAGCGGGGGAGCGGAGGCCGGGCCTTCTTCCCTGTGGTTGAGGAGTTTCACGGTCAACGTCGCTCCAGGGCACGGTCGGTGAGGGGACCG is a genomic window of Streptomyces griseochromogenes containing:
- the pcaD gene encoding 3-oxoadipate enol-lactonase, translated to MTVKLLNHREEGPASAPPLLLGPSLGTSYALWDAVAPELSITHRVVRWDLPGHGGSPAGLIGPGATVADLAALVLELADALGIERFAYAGVSLGGAIGLYLALHHPERLTSLAVICSSAHFGGAAPWQERAERVRREGLEWLADSADARWFTPGFTVPRLVQDHREADPEGYAACCDALAAFDLRERLPDIAVPTLLVAGRQDPATPPAQLREIADAVPGAALVELPGASHLAPAECPGAVLTALRTQLNGAPASGMAVRREVLGDAHVDRAQARQTPFTARFQDFISRYAWGEIWTDPTLSRRERSMITLTALVAHGHHDELAMHVRAARRGGLTPEEIGAVLLQTAVYCGVPSANSAFATAQRVLAEEEQEESRRG